A genome region from Cyprinus carpio isolate SPL01 chromosome B23, ASM1834038v1, whole genome shotgun sequence includes the following:
- the LOC109048600 gene encoding spermatogenesis-associated protein 2-like, whose product MSRSPLPPMDAKLREDLFRRYVASLENRLEEGAGEGDKQGAKTEEALISTATALLGSYQPDPGQRFRMIRFYEIAENSLRTQRSANLRTLEAAFATLETICTNLLLFPWKKEFRCIKTFTGPYVYQLQSVICDADLRSLLRTMGYSRDQELQYNVRDHPGGASHLRQLAFELLLAQAECRLLGEVVSMSRGFALELEAVEVRRNTREDAAGCAEALRRRDSLTGDLSRLSVRPGDIDRTHLRRSGRPSKSVDVTDSAGHWHQASKPVLKASLSLRKEPLFVDTEEDLKDEIIRPSPLLYPVVAPPSYSPVADFFPIQSPPSEPYSYHLSSLDEVDLYTERGLGGHQTPSRPPSREPRESRDSWVLKGHVMKCQGCGMGCPSLSSCQRCDMILCSSCHAVEPAPCCGFQDYTKTSRPLDGYMPIKEKLSVYSNSHSHTHTHPHLLPHAQSHSLLLDKAVMSTKLFPSKAVGSGSSPVVGSISSGGERLSVAGSRCGFCNKPGASHTCVNCSKVSCDMCMSLYASDVCTRKNPHHNFVPNHQLNFKSSSISHLVYR is encoded by the exons ATGTCACGCAGCCCACTGCCACCAATGGATGCCAAGTTGCGAGAAGATCTATTCCGCAGGTATGTGGCGTCTTTGGAGAATCGGCTTGAGGAGGGAGCCGGTGAAGGAGATAAGCAAGGAGCCAAGACTGAGGAGGCACTGATTTCTACTGCAACAGCACTGCTTGGCTCATACCAGCCCGATCCAGGGCAGCGCTTTCGCATGATTCGCTTCTATGAAATTGCTGAGAACTCCCTGAGGACTCAGAGAAGCGCAAACTTGAGGACATTGGAGGCGGCCTTTGCGACGCTGGAAACCATCTGTACCAACTTGCTGCTCTTTCCTTGGAAGAAAGAGTTCCGTTGCATAAAG ACCTTCACAGGGCCGTACGTGTACCAGTTGCAGTCGGTGATATGCGACGCAGACTTGCGTTCGCTGCTGCGTACCATGGGCTACTCAAGAGACCAGGAATTGCAGTACAACGTTAGGGACCATCCAGGTGGAGCCTCCCACCTCCGGCAGCTCGCCTTCGAACTGCTCCTCGCCCAGGCCGAATGCCGTCTGCTCGGCGAGGTGGTGTCCATGTCTCGGGGCTTTGCCTtggagctggaggccgtggaggtGAGGAGGAACACCAGAGAAGATGCGGCAGGGTGCGCTGAGGCCCTCCGCCGACGAGACAGCCTTACAGGAGACTTGTCCCGCCTGTCGGTGCGGCCAGGTGACATCGACCGCACCCACCTAAGGCGAAGCGGTCGGCCGTCCAAGTCCGTGGATGTAACGGACAGTGCAGGACACTGGCACCAAGCCAGCAAGCCAGTGCTGAAGGCCTCGCTCAGCCTGCGCAAAGAGCCATTGTTCGTCGACACAGAAGAAGACTTGAAGGATGAAATCATCCGACCGAGCCCTTTGCTTTACCCCGTGGTGGCGCCGCCCTCTTACAGTCCAGTGGCTGACTTCTTCCCAATTCAGTCGCCCCCGTCTGAGCCATACTCCTACCACTTGTCCTCCCTGGATGAGGTGGACTTGTACACTGAACGGGGTCTGGGCGGACACCAAACGCCCTCTAGGCCGCCGAGCCGGGAGCCTCGAGAGTCCCGGGACAGTTGGGTCCTGAAGGGGCATGTGATGAAGTGCCAGGGCTGTGGCATGGGCTGTCCTTCGCTCTCCTCTTGCCAGAGGTGCGACATGATCTTGTGTTCGTCCTGCCATGCAGTGGAACCGGCGCCTTGTTGTGGCTTCCAGGATTACACTAAAACTTCCCGCCCTTTGGATGGCTACATGCCCATCAAGGAGAAGTTGTCCGTCTACTCcaactctcactcacacactcacactcaccctCACCTGCTTCCCCACGCTCAGTCCCACTCGCTGTTGCTGGACAAAGCTGTGATGAGCACCAAGCTGTTTCCCAGTAAAGCCGTGGGTTCGGGCAGCAGTCCGGTGGTCGGCTCCATCAGCAGTGGGGGTGAGCGGCTGAGTGTGGCCGGCTCCCGCTGTGGCTTTTGCAACAAGCCCGGGGCCTCTCACACCTGTGTGAACTGTTCCAAGGTGTCATGTGACATGTGCATGAGCCTCTACGCCAGCGACGTGTGCACCCGCAAAAATCCACATCATAACTTTGTGCCCAATCATCAGCTCAATTTCAAGTCCAGCTCCATATCCCACCTCGTATATCGATAG